DNA sequence from the Tenacibaculum mesophilum genome:
TTTGGCTGCAAATTCTCCAACAGTTCCTGCACCTAAAATAACTACATCAGTTGGAGGAACTCCTCCTATATTTCCTAGTAATAAACCATTTCCTCCATTAGAAGCAGTCATAAGCTCAGCTGCAATGTGCATAGAGGCAATTCCGGCAATTTCACTTAGTGATTTTACTATAGGAAATACACCGTGTTCATCTTTAATATAGTCAAAAGCAATTGCTGTTACTCTTTTTTTAGCAAGAGCTTCAAAGTATTTTTTGTTTTGTGTTTTTAATTGTAGAGCAGAAATTAAAACCGTTTGAGGGTTTAACATCTGAATTTCTTCTAAAGACGGTGGTTCTACTTTTAGTACAATATTACAAGCAAAAGCTTCTTTGATATCGTAGGATATTTTTGCACCAGCATCAGAATATTCTTGGTCACTATAATTAGCTCCTTCACCAGCACCAGTTTCAATTACAATTCTATGTCCGTGAGCTACTAATGCAGCAACAGCATCAGGAGATAAACTAATTCTTTTTTCTTCAAAATGAGTTTCTTTTGGTAACCCTATAAATAAATCTCCTTTCTGCTTTTTAATTTCAAGCATTTCGGTTTGTGGCATTAACTGCTCTTTGGTAAAAGGTGAAATAGAACCCATCTAAATTTAGTTAGTTTTTAATTGAATGTTTCGTTGCCCGTTTTCTAGCAAGCTAATTGATATTGAAACAGTATCTAAAGGTAGTAAATTTTTAACATTTTCAGGCCATTCAACTAAACACCAGTTATTGCTGTATAAATAGTCTTCAA
Encoded proteins:
- a CDS encoding alanine dehydrogenase, with product MGSISPFTKEQLMPQTEMLEIKKQKGDLFIGLPKETHFEEKRISLSPDAVAALVAHGHRIVIETGAGEGANYSDQEYSDAGAKISYDIKEAFACNIVLKVEPPSLEEIQMLNPQTVLISALQLKTQNKKYFEALAKKRVTAIAFDYIKDEHGVFPIVKSLSEIAGIASMHIAAELMTASNGGNGLLLGNIGGVPPTDVVILGAGTVGEFAAKTAIGLGARVKVFDNSITKLRNLQSCVQAPIYTSTIQPKTLQKALMRCDVAIGAIRGKDRSPVVVTEEMIEQMKDGAVIVDVSIDRGGCFETSQVTTHSKPTFSNHGVIHYCVPNIPSRYSRTASVSISNIFTPYLLEIAEEGGFENAARFDKSLRNGMYFYHGILTNKTVADWFDLPYRDINLLIL